In Drosophila nasuta strain 15112-1781.00 chromosome 4, ASM2355853v1, whole genome shotgun sequence, a single genomic region encodes these proteins:
- the LOC132794865 gene encoding uncharacterized protein LOC132794865 isoform X1: MENIEYSQSVYPSKSRLDSEGTQIFQQNDMKEAITNWKYVRSFSHPEINFISSFEYRPAFSIGKHNEIENISIPQLYDWFSNRSYTSKIDISQQCNKKNAQMSDMNIKVTRSIDKAKEFFVKSGILGPLNLSKSCDLIKKTSRIHIDHGLKSQIRKTSMCLRYKNVREEYTPQLKENFEDSNDLQLNNMRMQIYNLRAIIESGESKIIMLRAEVNKMRSVLQEIIYAHSPIRKQISAEIPNLCDFCVKY; this comes from the exons atggaaaatattgaatattcaCAATCAGTATATCCCTCTAAGAGTCGTTTAGATTCAGAAGGGACCCAAATATTTCAGCAAAATGACATGAAAGAGGCAATTACAAATTGGAAATATGTCAGATCTTTTTCGCATCcagaaatcaattttatttcttcttttgaATATCGGCCTGCATTTTCAATTGGAAAACAtaatgaaatagaaaatatttcaattccACAATTATATGATTGGTTCTCGAATAGATCATATACATCTAAAATTGACATAAGTCAACaatgtaacaaaaaaaacgctCAAATGAGCGATATGAATATCAAAGTTACAAGAAGCATTGATAAAGCTAAagaattttttgttaaaagtGGAATTTTGGGACCACTCAATTTGAGCAAATCGTGtgatttgataaaaaaaacatcCAGAATTCATATTGATCATGGTTTAAAAAGTCAG ATACGTAAAACCTCTATGTGTCTACGATATAAAAATGTTCGTGAAGAATACACCCCACAACTTAAGGAAAATTTTGAAGATTCAAAtgatttacaattaaataatatgagAATGCAAATTTACAACTTAAGAGCTATAATCGAATCAGGGGAATccaaaataattatgttaCGAGCTGAAGTCAATAAAATGAGG aGTGTACTACAGGAAATTATATATGCACACTCCCCAATTCGAAAGCAAATATCTGCGGAGATCCCCAATCTTTGTGATTTCTGtgttaaatattaa
- the LOC132794865 gene encoding uncharacterized protein LOC132794865 isoform X3: MEKNRQRSYTSKIDISQQCNKKNAQMSDMNIKVTRSIDKAKEFFVKSGILGPLNLSKSCDLIKKTSRIHIDHGLKSQIRKTSMCLRYKNVREEYTPQLKENFEDSNDLQLNNMRMQIYNLRAIIESGESKIIMLRAEVNKMRSVLQEIIYAHSPIRKQISAEIPNLCDFCVKY, translated from the exons ATGGAAAAAAATAGGCAACG ATCATATACATCTAAAATTGACATAAGTCAACaatgtaacaaaaaaaacgctCAAATGAGCGATATGAATATCAAAGTTACAAGAAGCATTGATAAAGCTAAagaattttttgttaaaagtGGAATTTTGGGACCACTCAATTTGAGCAAATCGTGtgatttgataaaaaaaacatcCAGAATTCATATTGATCATGGTTTAAAAAGTCAG ATACGTAAAACCTCTATGTGTCTACGATATAAAAATGTTCGTGAAGAATACACCCCACAACTTAAGGAAAATTTTGAAGATTCAAAtgatttacaattaaataatatgagAATGCAAATTTACAACTTAAGAGCTATAATCGAATCAGGGGAATccaaaataattatgttaCGAGCTGAAGTCAATAAAATGAGG aGTGTACTACAGGAAATTATATATGCACACTCCCCAATTCGAAAGCAAATATCTGCGGAGATCCCCAATCTTTGTGATTTCTGtgttaaatattaa
- the LOC132794865 gene encoding uncharacterized protein LOC132794865 isoform X2, producing MTRILRKCVRYFKSRLDSEGTQIFQQNDMKEAITNWKYVRSFSHPEINFISSFEYRPAFSIGKHNEIENISIPQLYDWFSNRSYTSKIDISQQCNKKNAQMSDMNIKVTRSIDKAKEFFVKSGILGPLNLSKSCDLIKKTSRIHIDHGLKSQIRKTSMCLRYKNVREEYTPQLKENFEDSNDLQLNNMRMQIYNLRAIIESGESKIIMLRAEVNKMRSVLQEIIYAHSPIRKQISAEIPNLCDFCVKY from the exons ATGACGCGTATACTCAGAAAGTGTGTTCGATATTTCAAG AGTCGTTTAGATTCAGAAGGGACCCAAATATTTCAGCAAAATGACATGAAAGAGGCAATTACAAATTGGAAATATGTCAGATCTTTTTCGCATCcagaaatcaattttatttcttcttttgaATATCGGCCTGCATTTTCAATTGGAAAACAtaatgaaatagaaaatatttcaattccACAATTATATGATTGGTTCTCGAATAGATCATATACATCTAAAATTGACATAAGTCAACaatgtaacaaaaaaaacgctCAAATGAGCGATATGAATATCAAAGTTACAAGAAGCATTGATAAAGCTAAagaattttttgttaaaagtGGAATTTTGGGACCACTCAATTTGAGCAAATCGTGtgatttgataaaaaaaacatcCAGAATTCATATTGATCATGGTTTAAAAAGTCAG ATACGTAAAACCTCTATGTGTCTACGATATAAAAATGTTCGTGAAGAATACACCCCACAACTTAAGGAAAATTTTGAAGATTCAAAtgatttacaattaaataatatgagAATGCAAATTTACAACTTAAGAGCTATAATCGAATCAGGGGAATccaaaataattatgttaCGAGCTGAAGTCAATAAAATGAGG aGTGTACTACAGGAAATTATATATGCACACTCCCCAATTCGAAAGCAAATATCTGCGGAGATCCCCAATCTTTGTGATTTCTGtgttaaatattaa